The genomic stretch AAATCATCTGCTCGTTTTTGATCATCTCGGCTGCGGGTAGTTTGTTTGTTCTTACCACGCCAAACACCTTGTATATCTAGCTTCTGCATCAATCGAGCAACTGTACAACGTGCAATAACATAGCCTTCACGTTTCAATTTTTGCCAGACTTTACGTACACCATATCGACCTGAACTTTCTTTCCAAATACGTTTGATTTGTTCTGCATGATGTAAATCATGCTGAGCACGTTTCGCTCGATGTTCTGGGTTATCAACGAGATCTAAAGCCCGATAATAGGTCGAAGCTGCAATCGGTAAAATTCTACAAATCGCTTCAACACCATATCGATCTTTATTGTTATGGATAAAATCCACCATTATTTGTGTGGGCGGTCGAGCTCCGCCTGGGCGAAAAAAGCGGCTGCTTTACGTAGAATTTCATTGGCACGTTTTAATTCTTTAATTTCACGTTCCATTTGCTTCATTTTTTCTTGGTCAGATATCTGTTGTACTTTGGCAGGATTTAGTTGATCCATATGCTTTAAATACCAAACACGCAATGTTTCAGGAGTACAACCAATCTTAGGTGCAATAGCTGTGATTGCTGCCCAAGTAGAAGGATAATCTTTTTCAGATTCAATTAGTAATTGAACCGCTCTTTCTCTAATTTCGGGGGTATAGTTTGGTTTTTTCATCGGAATAGTCTCTCAGAATATTGACCCTCCGACAAACCCGGTACGGTTCACTCGAGTATTACTCAAGTCATACTTGAATCATGCCCTTCATCTTCATCTTCATCTTCATCTTCATCTTCATCTTCATCTTCATCTTCATCTTCATCTTCATCTTCATCTTCATCTTCAAATTTTGAAGAAAAAAATGAGAGTTTTTTAGAAAATTCAAAATGGATTTAGGAGATCAGCCATGA from Acinetobacter pullicarnis encodes the following:
- a CDS encoding IS3 family transposase (programmed frameshift), with the translated sequence MKKPNYTPEIRERAVQLLIESEKDYPSTWAAITAIAPKIGCTPETLRVWYLKHMDQLNPAKVQQISDQEKMKQMEREIKELKRANEILRKAAGFFRPGGARPPTQIMVDFIHNNKDRYGVEAICRILPIAASTYYRALDLVDNPEHRAKRAQHDLHHAEQIKRIWKESSGRYGVRKVWQKLKREGYVIARCTVARLMQKLDIQGVWRGKNKQTTRSRDDQKRADDLVKRNFSADRPDQLWVSDFTYIQTNSGWVYTAFIIDVFSRAIVGWKVSTRMNTDMVLDALEQALHDRGMPKNVIHHSDRGVQYLSIRYTNRLEAANLRASVGTTGDSYDNALAETVNGLYKTEVIEYLKADWQGLADVQLATLNWVDWFNKKRVHSALGYVSPFEFEAMYYDKINPLGQVA